A single Lactuca sativa cultivar Salinas chromosome 8, Lsat_Salinas_v11, whole genome shotgun sequence DNA region contains:
- the LOC111889361 gene encoding uncharacterized protein LOC111889361, protein MKKETGAWLWLWPLGGNWKVALDLDETLVCAYETSSLPAIVRNQAIDAGLNWFELECLSLDKESEGKTKINYVIVFKRPGLHGFLTQLSLFADLILFTAGLEGYAKPLVDRIDAENRFSTRRLYRPSTSSTEYREHVKDLSCISRNFYRIVIVDNNPFSFLLQPVNGIPCMPFSVGQPHDNQLLDVILPLLKQLSEQGDVRPLLYEKFHMPEWFHKHGIPNGWVGTHG, encoded by the exons ATGAAGAAGGAGACGGGAGCGTGGCTGTGGCTGTGGCCTTTAGGGGGGAACTGGAAA GTTGCTCTTGATTTGGATGAAACTCTGGTATGTGCTTATGAGACTTCCAGTTTACCTGCCATTGTTCGTAATCAAGCTATAGATGCTGGATTGAATTGGTTTGAGCTAGAATGTCTATCTTTAGACAAG GAAAGTGAAGGCAAAACCAAAATCAACTATGTAATAGTATTCAAACGTCCTGGATTGCACGGATTTCTTACCCAACTCAGTTTATTTGCTGATCTTATTCTATTCACTGCAGGCCTTGAAG GTTATGCTAAACCACTTGTTGACAGAATAGATGCTGAAAACAGATTTAGTACTCGGAGACTTTATCGCCCTTCAACAAGTTCCAC GGAATACAGAGAACATGTGAAGGATCTTTCTTGCATATCAAGAAACTTCTACAGAATTGTGATTGTTGACAACAATCCATTCAGTTTCTTATTGCAACCAGTGAATGGAATCCCATGCATGCCTTTTTCTGTTGGACAACCACATGATAATCAGCTTCTTGATGTCATTCTTCCACTTCTGAAGCAACTGTCTGAACAGGGTGATGTAAGGCCTCTACTCTATGAAAAGTTTCACATGCCTGAATGGTTTCATAAACATGGTATCCCTAATGGATGGGTGGGAACACATGGGTAA
- the LOC111889343 gene encoding increased DNA methylation 3 isoform X1, which translates to MVMKKFEETIAAKDSTENGNSSSLMEEISNKKQRIEGPFVMPLISIPKLEEQSSNASIVLSGTAKKGEIGPPLGTVDIGVSKSAYFFQVALPGVKKDPVYHFDLAGQFSCEIERGGMVHVRGETSTGGKTVTRHSRVFEMKFQQQSPPGQFSLSFSLPGPVDPRLFYPNFRSDGIFEAIVMKCEE; encoded by the exons ATGGTTATGAAGAAGTTTGAAGAAACAATAGCAGCAAAAGATTCAACCGAAAATGGGAATTCATCATCTTTAATGGAAGAAATTTCAAACAAAAAGCAACGAATTGAAGGACCTTTTGTGATGCCACTTATATCAATTCCTAAACTTGAAGAACAAAGTTCAAATGCATCGATAGTTTTATCTGGAACTGCTAAAAAAGGCGAAATCGGACCACCTTTAGGAACAGTGGATATCGGTGTAAGCAAAAGCGCGTATTTTTTTCAAGTTGCACTACCTGGTGTCAAGAAAGATCCTG TTTACCATTTTGATCTCGCAGGTCAATTTAGCTGTGAGATTGAACGGGGCGGGATGGTTCATGTGAGAGGAGAAACATCAACAGGTGGGAAAACCGTAACGAGACATTCACGGGTTTTTGAAATGAAATTTCAACAGCAATCGCCACCTGGACAGTTTTCTTTGTCTTTTAGTCTACCTGGACCTGTGGACCCCAGGCTGTTTTATCCTAATTTTAGATCAGATGGCATCTTTGAAGCTATTGTTATGAAATGCGAAGAGTAA
- the LOC111889343 gene encoding increased DNA methylation 3 isoform X2, with amino-acid sequence MVMKKFEETIAAKDSTENGNSSSLMEEISNKKQRIEGPFVMPLISIPKLEEQSSNASIVLSGTAKKGEIGPPLGTVDIGVSKSAYFFQVALPGVKKDPGQFSCEIERGGMVHVRGETSTGGKTVTRHSRVFEMKFQQQSPPGQFSLSFSLPGPVDPRLFYPNFRSDGIFEAIVMKCEE; translated from the exons ATGGTTATGAAGAAGTTTGAAGAAACAATAGCAGCAAAAGATTCAACCGAAAATGGGAATTCATCATCTTTAATGGAAGAAATTTCAAACAAAAAGCAACGAATTGAAGGACCTTTTGTGATGCCACTTATATCAATTCCTAAACTTGAAGAACAAAGTTCAAATGCATCGATAGTTTTATCTGGAACTGCTAAAAAAGGCGAAATCGGACCACCTTTAGGAACAGTGGATATCGGTGTAAGCAAAAGCGCGTATTTTTTTCAAGTTGCACTACCTGGTGTCAAGAAAGATCCTG GTCAATTTAGCTGTGAGATTGAACGGGGCGGGATGGTTCATGTGAGAGGAGAAACATCAACAGGTGGGAAAACCGTAACGAGACATTCACGGGTTTTTGAAATGAAATTTCAACAGCAATCGCCACCTGGACAGTTTTCTTTGTCTTTTAGTCTACCTGGACCTGTGGACCCCAGGCTGTTTTATCCTAATTTTAGATCAGATGGCATCTTTGAAGCTATTGTTATGAAATGCGAAGAGTAA
- the LOC111889354 gene encoding probable inorganic phosphate transporter 1-9: MALKVLSALDSAKTQYYHFKAIIIAGMGLFTDSYDLFCIPPIMRLIGRIYYPKFNEKLEEKHLFEVPGIIASTMIGVALMGAVIGQLIFGRLGDCVGRRQVYGVALILMVVGSIGCGFSLSTLTPLVFVSLGLFRFLLGVGIGGDYPLSATIMSEFANRRTRGAFIAGVFSMQGFGILFSSLVTMMVCSIFRVSADKLIAPFELPESEKNAPVPPESDLAWRLILMVGGIPALMTYYWRMKMPETARFTALVEKNTLQAAKDMEKVLKVSLSQIQEDVEMISTPINRVSSSNTYGFFSKEFLRRHGRDLMAASTNWFLLDIVFYSLNLFQYHAFKHHMTPKIHMNLYEDALQVAKFQAIIAASATIPGYFVTVYLIDRVGRVKIQATGFFFMAVSLFTTAKINRGNWGSNANFGFMILYGFTFFFSNFGPNTTTFIVPAELFPARFRATCHGISGAVGKVGAIIGTIGFLWASRDPRHGVDVSKALTAMGVVCVLGFFVTYFFTRETMGRSLEDNENVDELTGVWFVRFWPNKIWKKAVQQTPMN; this comes from the exons ATGGCTTTGAAAGTTTTATCCGCACTCGATAGTGCAAAAACACAATATTACCATTTTAAAGCGATCATAATCGCCGGAATGGGTCTTTTTACCGATAGTTACGACTTGTTTTGTATCCCTCCCATCATGAGACTGATTGGAAGGATATATTACCCTAAATTCAATGAAAAACTGGAAGAGAAGCACTTGTTCGAAGTCCCTGGAATCATCGCATCAACCATGATCGGTGTAGCTTTAATGGGGGCGGTGATCGGGCAGCTCATTTTCGGGCGGCTCGGTGACTGTGTCGGGCGGCGCCAAGTGTACGGTGTTGCACTCATATTGATGGTTGTGGGGTCCATCGGATGTGGGTTTTCACTCTCGACATTGACTCCATTGGTGTTTGTCAGTCTTGGATTGTTTCGGTTTCTGCTTGGTGTTGGGATTGGAGGGGATTACCCGTTATCTGCTACAATTATGTCAGAGTTTGCTAACCGGAGGACTCGTGGGGCGTTTATTGCCGGAGTTTTTTCTATGCAAGGGTTCGGGATACTGTTTAGTTCGCTTGTTACCATGATGGTTTGCTCCATTTTTAGAGTTTCGGCCGATAAATTGATAGCTCCATTTGAACTCCCGGAATCCGAAAAGAATGCCCCGGTACCGCCGGAATCGGACTTGGCATGGCGGCTAATTCTCATGGTCGGTGGAATTCCAGCGTTGATGACTTATTATTGGCGAATGAAGATGCCGGAAACCGCTCG ATTTACAGCTTTGGTCGAGAAAAACACATTGCAAGCAGCGAAAGATATGGAGAAAGTGTTAAAAGTATCACTGAGTCAAATCCAAGAAGATGTCGAGATGATCAGCACCCCAATCAACCGTGTATCATCCTCAAACACGTATGGCttcttttcaaaagaatttctCCGGCGACATGGCCGTGATCTCATGGCAGCATCCACAAACTGGTTTCTCCTCGACATCGTCTTCTACAGTCTCAATCTATTCCAATATCACGCATTTAAACATCACATGACTCCAAAGATCCACATGAATCTATACGAAGATGCATTGCAGGTTGCAAAATTCCAAGCAATCATTGCAGCCTCTGCAACGATCCCTGGTTATTTCGTGACAGTTTACCTGATTGATCGCGTCGGAAGAGTCAAGATTCAGGCGACCGGGTTCTTTTTCATGGCTGTAAGCTTGTTTACAACCGCGAAAATCAACAGGGGCAATTGGGGATCGAATGCGAATTTCGGGTTCATGATACTTTACGGATTTACGTTCTTTTTTTCCAATTTTGGGCCGAACACCACCACATTCATAGTCCCGGCGGAGCTTTTTCCGGCGAGGTTTCGTGCAACTTGTCATGGGATTTCCGGTGCGGTTGGAAAAGTGGGGGCGATAATTGGAACGATCGGGTTCTTATGGGCTTCTCGTGATCCACGACATGGGGTTGATGTGTCGAAAGCTTTAACAGCGATGGGTGTGGTTtgtgttttagggttttttgttacTTATTTCTTTACTAGGGAAACAATGGGGAGGTCGTTGGAGGATAATGAGAATGTCGACGAGCTCACCGGAGTCTGGTTTGTTAGGTTTTGGCCCAATAAGATATGGAAGAAAGCAGTTCAACAAACACCTATGAACTAA